Proteins from a genomic interval of Pseudodesulfovibrio nedwellii:
- a CDS encoding BON domain-containing protein — MKNPKLILSTLLIVCLAISTIAWTPWGAIYGSARDERSVGDQTADKEISLSIKKAMADKDGKKALQIHAYCFLKHVYLVGAINDTAFQSFAYKTAKATDGVKKVTKYFVKESDTTTNDLEIAASVRAALIAEGDLSATQIEQETMNGEVVLLGMIRNKKEAQLAIKIAKGVEGVRKVTSFMIPSQ; from the coding sequence ATGAAAAACCCCAAATTGATACTCTCTACCCTGCTTATCGTTTGCCTCGCCATATCTACCATAGCCTGGACTCCATGGGGAGCTATATACGGCAGTGCACGTGATGAACGCAGTGTCGGCGACCAAACCGCAGACAAAGAAATTTCTCTTTCCATCAAAAAAGCCATGGCCGACAAAGACGGCAAAAAGGCTCTCCAAATTCATGCCTACTGTTTCTTGAAACACGTCTATCTCGTAGGAGCTATCAATGATACTGCATTTCAGTCTTTTGCATACAAAACTGCCAAGGCCACGGATGGTGTAAAAAAAGTAACCAAGTACTTCGTCAAAGAATCCGACACGACTACGAACGATCTGGAAATCGCTGCCAGCGTACGTGCGGCACTGATCGCTGAAGGAGACCTCTCAGCCACACAGATCGAACAGGAAACCATGAACGGAGAAGTTGTTTTGCTCGGCATGATTCGAAACAAAAAAGAAGCTCAACTGGCCATCAAAATTGCCAAAGGAGTTGAGGGTGTTCGCAAGGTGACATCATTCATGATCCCGAGCCAATAG
- a CDS encoding DnaJ C-terminal domain-containing protein, whose amino-acid sequence MEYRDYYKLLGVSRSSSKDEISKAFKKLARKYHPDLNPNNPEAEAKFKEINEAYEVLKDAKKRKLYDQFGSNWEHGQNFQPPPGYENMQYGGGGGFGGGAGFSDFFETIFGGGGGPGGASFRGGFQQGGGYQQRPRRGSDSEASYEMTLEEAFRGGKKSITVQEQVTGPEGFPHMNTKTLEINVPPGIKDGQKIRLAGQGNPGMGGGPKGDLYLKIRLMSHHMFKVSDADVILDLPLAPWEAALGANLRIPTLDGAVEMKIPPGIGSGKKLRIKGKGLGAGAKKGDQFVRIMIQVPERLSNEERELLEKLQEVSDFTPRNF is encoded by the coding sequence ATGGAATATAGAGATTATTACAAACTCCTCGGAGTTTCTCGCTCATCGTCCAAGGATGAAATTAGTAAGGCCTTTAAAAAATTGGCTCGCAAGTATCATCCTGACCTTAATCCGAACAACCCGGAAGCGGAAGCTAAGTTTAAGGAGATCAACGAAGCCTACGAAGTTCTCAAAGATGCGAAGAAGCGCAAACTGTATGATCAGTTCGGCTCCAACTGGGAGCATGGGCAGAATTTTCAGCCGCCGCCCGGATACGAGAATATGCAGTATGGTGGTGGCGGTGGATTTGGCGGCGGGGCCGGATTCTCAGATTTTTTCGAGACCATTTTTGGTGGTGGTGGCGGCCCGGGTGGCGCAAGTTTTCGCGGAGGTTTTCAGCAAGGCGGTGGCTATCAACAGCGTCCACGACGCGGTTCCGATTCCGAGGCATCCTATGAGATGACGTTGGAAGAGGCTTTTCGCGGTGGCAAGAAGTCCATCACTGTGCAGGAGCAGGTCACCGGTCCGGAAGGCTTCCCGCATATGAACACCAAGACTCTTGAGATCAACGTGCCGCCGGGTATCAAAGATGGGCAGAAGATCCGTCTGGCCGGACAGGGCAACCCCGGTATGGGCGGTGGGCCCAAGGGAGATCTGTATCTCAAGATCAGGCTTATGTCTCATCACATGTTCAAGGTGTCTGATGCAGACGTTATTCTCGATCTGCCTCTGGCGCCTTGGGAAGCCGCACTGGGTGCAAACCTGCGTATCCCTACTCTTGACGGTGCAGTGGAAATGAAAATTCCGCCAGGCATTGGTTCCGGCAAGAAATTGCGAATCAAGGGCAAAGGATTGGGAGCCGGTGCAAAGAAAGGTGATCAGTTCGTGCGTATTATGATTCAGGTCCCCGAGCGACTCTCCAACGAAGAACGTGAGTTATTGGAGAAGCTGCAAGAAGTGTCCGATTTCACACCGAGAAATTTCTGA
- a CDS encoding chaperone modulator CbpM, protein MTTRKLQEMLLQLPGLNLPERSEYVAWAQLVQLTSIQPAQVSELVDLGWISPKKTNAEEYLFRLRDVYRIHKLMRLVNDLDMSFNSGSIIVDLLERVEELEKEVIELKRLV, encoded by the coding sequence ATGACCACACGAAAGCTTCAGGAAATGTTGTTGCAACTGCCCGGTTTGAATTTGCCGGAACGCAGTGAGTATGTGGCTTGGGCGCAGCTTGTGCAGTTGACCAGTATTCAACCTGCTCAGGTTTCAGAACTAGTTGACCTTGGTTGGATCAGTCCCAAGAAGACGAACGCGGAGGAGTATTTGTTCCGACTGCGTGATGTCTATCGCATTCATAAGCTCATGCGGCTGGTCAATGATCTGGATATGTCGTTTAACTCCGGCTCCATAATTGTGGACTTGCTGGAGCGGGTGGAAGAATTAGAAAAAGAAGTCATAGAGTTGAAGAGGCTTGTATAA
- a CDS encoding rhomboid family intramembrane serine protease, whose protein sequence is MIPIRDNVPRLTTPYGVGLIIVINVVVFLYTLTVGTRELAYLYHLFGVVPARFFSPDWAAWAGYPDSLGWPLFSYMFLHGGWLHIIMNMWMLWLFGDNIEDVTGHGRFVLFYLLCGLAAVSLHMVFESDSTIPIVGASGAVAGVMGAYVFLYPHGRVTVLVPIIIIPLFFQVPSFLFLGIWFLSQVASGITSAAQQAAHGVAWWAHVGGFIAGAILIRWFKRPGSCKYCYNPDTKDYDPESLDHDL, encoded by the coding sequence ATGATCCCCATTCGTGACAATGTGCCGAGGCTTACCACCCCCTACGGGGTGGGCCTCATCATTGTCATCAATGTGGTAGTTTTTCTGTACACCCTGACGGTGGGGACGCGTGAGCTCGCTTATCTGTACCATTTGTTCGGAGTTGTACCAGCCCGGTTCTTTTCACCGGACTGGGCTGCATGGGCTGGGTATCCAGACAGTTTGGGGTGGCCGCTTTTTTCCTATATGTTTTTGCATGGCGGCTGGCTGCATATTATTATGAATATGTGGATGCTTTGGCTGTTTGGAGACAATATTGAAGATGTCACGGGCCATGGCCGGTTCGTGCTGTTCTATTTGTTGTGTGGTCTTGCGGCAGTGAGTTTGCACATGGTGTTTGAGTCGGATTCGACAATTCCCATTGTGGGCGCATCCGGGGCTGTGGCTGGTGTCATGGGGGCCTATGTCTTTTTGTACCCTCATGGTCGAGTTACTGTTTTGGTGCCCATCATTATTATTCCACTTTTTTTTCAGGTGCCGTCATTTCTTTTTCTTGGCATCTGGTTTCTCTCTCAGGTGGCATCTGGCATTACGTCTGCCGCGCAGCAGGCCGCGCATGGCGTGGCCTGGTGGGCTCATGTCGGCGGTTTTATTGCCGGCGCGATTCTTATTCGCTGGTTCAAGCGTCCGGGAAGTTGCAAGTATTGTTATAACCCGGACACCAAGGATTACGATCCGGAATCATTGGATCACGACCTTTGA